From Acinetobacter lwoffii, a single genomic window includes:
- the minE gene encoding cell division topological specificity factor MinE — translation MAGFWSKLFSGEDKPSSARTAKDRLKVIVASEQGLGRRLSQDKIDQMKTEIMQVVNRYVRGVDEQHIQMQVRSEANIEMLEMNINLPEER, via the coding sequence ATGGCAGGATTCTGGAGTAAACTTTTTAGTGGCGAGGATAAACCATCAAGCGCACGGACTGCTAAAGACCGTTTGAAAGTGATCGTTGCATCCGAACAAGGCTTGGGTCGTCGCTTGAGCCAGGACAAAATTGACCAGATGAAGACTGAAATCATGCAAGTGGTCAATCGTTATGTTCGCGGTGTCGATGAACAGCATATTCAAATGCAGGTCCGTTCTGAAGCCAATATTGAAATGCTTGAAATGAATATCAATTTACCTGAAGAACGATAA
- the minD gene encoding septum site-determining protein MinD, which produces MAKIVVVTSGKGGVGKTTTSASFATGLALRGHKTVVIDFDVGLRNLDLIMGCERRVVYDFVNVLNNEARLQQALIRDKDIENLYILPASQTRDKDALTDEGVARVMDELSQEFDYIICDSPAGIERGAILAMYHADEAIIVTNPEISSVRDSDRIIGMLDSKTKKVEQNEGRIRKHLCITRFNPERADKQEMLTIDDISKDILRVPTLGVIPECPSVLQASNEGKPVILFTEASAGQAYDDLVARFLGEERPYRHIEVKPKGWLARLFGA; this is translated from the coding sequence GTGGCGAAAATTGTTGTCGTAACGTCAGGCAAAGGTGGTGTAGGTAAAACTACAACAAGTGCATCTTTTGCAACAGGTTTAGCCCTACGTGGTCACAAAACTGTTGTTATTGATTTTGATGTAGGTTTACGTAACCTTGATTTGATTATGGGCTGTGAACGCCGTGTAGTTTATGATTTTGTGAATGTTTTAAATAACGAAGCACGATTACAACAAGCACTGATTCGCGATAAAGATATTGAAAATTTATATATTTTACCTGCATCACAAACACGTGATAAAGATGCCTTAACCGATGAAGGTGTTGCTCGTGTAATGGATGAGCTTTCGCAGGAATTTGATTATATTATCTGTGATTCGCCTGCCGGTATTGAGCGTGGTGCTATTTTGGCCATGTATCATGCGGATGAAGCCATCATTGTGACCAACCCTGAGATTTCTTCAGTACGTGACTCTGACCGTATCATTGGTATGCTCGACAGTAAAACTAAAAAAGTAGAACAAAACGAAGGTCGCATTCGTAAGCATCTGTGTATTACCCGTTTCAATCCGGAACGTGCCGATAAACAGGAAATGCTAACGATTGATGATATTTCTAAGGATATTTTACGTGTACCGACCTTGGGCGTTATTCCTGAGTGTCCAAGCGTTTTACAGGCATCGAATGAAGGTAAGCCGGTGATTCTTTTCACTGAAGCTTCTGCAGGTCAGGCCTATGATGATCTGGTTGCGCGTTTCCTTGGCGAAGAGCGTCCTTACCGTCATATCGAGGTAAAACCTAAGGGCTGGTTAGCACGACTATTTGGAGCGTAG
- the minC gene encoding septum site-determining protein MinC, translating into MADIRIKGRMVNAIRISLDTNDHDAIRQQLSPKLQAAFPPGTLAVIESSVEQELIALIQLLISLDVQPMAVTEGLLGDQARAIQFPVLPPDRQLEEIKATKEQVVEVKPEPTAVNDDQAPTAPIVAHITSYHDEILRTGQCIVQHNGDIIINAGINSGSEVIASGNIHVYGSARGRVIAGAGGNTAARIFCHSLEAELISIAGTYCVADDIPPHVVKKSVHIYLNDQLELVFEALQF; encoded by the coding sequence ATGGCTGATATACGGATAAAAGGCAGAATGGTCAATGCGATACGCATTAGCCTAGATACCAATGATCATGATGCAATCCGCCAGCAACTTAGCCCAAAATTACAAGCAGCATTTCCACCCGGCACTTTGGCAGTCATTGAAAGTTCAGTTGAACAGGAACTCATTGCGCTGATCCAACTGTTAATCAGTCTGGATGTACAGCCTATGGCTGTTACTGAAGGCTTACTTGGAGATCAGGCGCGCGCCATTCAGTTCCCGGTACTGCCACCTGATCGCCAGTTAGAAGAAATTAAAGCCACCAAAGAACAGGTGGTGGAAGTTAAACCAGAACCTACAGCGGTGAATGATGATCAAGCGCCTACTGCCCCGATCGTTGCGCATATCACCTCATATCATGATGAAATTCTGCGTACCGGCCAATGTATCGTGCAGCATAATGGCGACATTATTATTAATGCCGGCATCAACAGTGGTTCAGAAGTGATTGCTTCAGGCAATATTCATGTCTATGGCAGCGCACGTGGCCGGGTCATTGCAGGTGCGGGTGGTAATACTGCAGCACGTATTTTCTGTCATAGCCTCGAAGCTGAACTGATTTCAATTGCAGGAACCTATTGTGTGGCGGATGACATTCCACCGCATGTAGTTAAAAAGTCTGTGCATATTTACTTGAATGATCAACTAGAGCTTGTATTTGAAGCTCTACAATTTTAA
- a CDS encoding PA4642 family protein, with product MALSQPATFNEEWSDERVFAYLNQLPPAGVNADFHVLYHAFKHMRPFDYERLLTKFVADGRDVNATNPEGQRIHDVIATFPRQSAEFLDVLAKFA from the coding sequence ATGGCATTATCTCAACCAGCGACCTTTAACGAAGAATGGTCAGATGAGCGTGTATTTGCCTACTTGAATCAGCTTCCTCCTGCAGGTGTTAATGCTGATTTTCACGTGCTCTATCATGCTTTCAAGCATATGCGTCCATTCGATTATGAACGCCTGTTGACGAAATTTGTCGCTGATGGCCGTGATGTCAATGCAACCAATCCGGAAGGACAACGGATTCATGACGTGATTGCCACTTTCCCGCGTCAAAGTGCCGAGTTTCTGGATGTATTGGCAAAATTTGCCTGA